In a single window of the Helicoverpa zea isolate HzStark_Cry1AcR chromosome 9, ilHelZeax1.1, whole genome shotgun sequence genome:
- the LOC124633355 gene encoding glucose 1-dehydrogenase 2-like, with translation MSFNDKVVLVTGGSSGIGAAIAIKFAQEGAKVAIVGRNQDKLKNTANKCGNPLVIVADVTKEDDVKRIASETVKHFGKLDILVNNAGICPFASIQADNAMQVYDEIMSTNLRSTVLLTHLTVPELVKTKGNIINISSVAAFKVAPGLFAYCASKAAMDHFSRAIALELAPSGVRVNVINPGPVATDIGATMFPTKEEQENFFKKVVDGTALGRISEPEEIADIVLFLASDKARGITGSNYVSDNGYSVKGVQA, from the coding sequence ATGAGTTTCAACGACAAAGTGGTTCTGGTCACCGGCGGCAGTTCTGGCATCGGAGCAGCCATCGCCATCAAGTTTGCACAGGAGGGCGCCAAAGTCGCCATCGTGGGGAGAAACCAAGACAAACTGAAGAATACAGCCAACAAATGCGGAAACCCTTTAGTGATCGTCGCTGACGTCACAAAAGAAGACGATGTCAAAAGGATTGCCAGCGAAACGGTGAAACATTTTGGGAAACTCGATATTCTGGTCAACAATGCTGGCATTTGTCCATTTGCTAGTATTCAAGCTGACAACGCAATGCAGGTCTACGATGAAATAATGTCTACAAACCTCCGGTCTACCGTTCTACTGACACATCTTACCGTCCCTGAACTTGTGAAAACTAAAGGCAACATAATCAACATTTCAAGTGTTGCTGCTTTCAAAGTCGCTCCAGGTCTTTTTGCGTACTGTGCGTCGAAGGCAGCTATGGACCACTTCTCTAGAGCGATTGCACTAGAGCTAGCTCCAAGTGGGGTTCGTGTAAATGTAATCAATCCAGGACCCGTGGCGACTGACATCGGTGCTACCATGTTCCCAACAAAAGAGGAACAggaaaatttctttaaaaaagtcGTGGATGGAACTGCTTTGGGCAGGATATCGGAGCCTGAGGAAATAGCGGATATTGTTCTGTTTCTAGCGAGTGATAAAGCCAGAGGCATTACGGGCTCAAATTATGTTTCTGATAATGGATATTCGGTTAAAGGCGTACAAGCTTGA